aaggagctgAAACACTCTGCAAATATTAACCCGGCTATTTTGGAGCAACGGCTATTGCCTTTGAAATCTTTCATCATGGGTCTATACTTAGAATTCAGATGAGCAcagggggaggggagtggggcaATGTTAATCCCCAGTTGTTTTGAAGTTGTCCTGTAAGCAGGTTAGTATCTAAACTGCCCCAAATGGAAGCGTTCAATGCTTTGTTTAAATTATGTGATTCTCTCTGTGTAACCTGGTCTGCACATAGATGGTCAGAATACTCTGGGAGGTGACacttctcagttttctttcaaaCTAGATGTTCTAGAGAGCACTAGCTGCAATCACATTGGGAGACTGATGCTCCATGACAGCTAAAAGTTGGATTGAGTTTCAGGAGCTACTATATATAAAGCTGGGTCGACTTATGTCACTGCACTAATTAAATGCCATCTGGGTGGTTCCTCTGGGTTTTTGAGTCCATCACCCAGTTCAGATCGAGTCAGAGGCCAAGGAGGAGAACATGATGATGGACCTTTTTGAAACTGGCTCCTATTTTTTCTACTTGGATGGGGAAAATGTTACTCTGCAGCCATTAGAAGTGGCAGAAGGCTCTCCTTTGTATCCAGGGAGTGATGGTACCCTGTCCCCCTGCCAGGACCAAATGCCCCCGGAAGCGGGGAGCGACAGCAGCGGAGAGGAACACGTCCTGGCGCCCCCGGGCCTGCAGCCTCCACACTGCCCCGGCCAGTGTCTGATCTGGGCTTGCAAGACCTGCAAGAGAAAATCTGCCCCCACAGACCGGCGAAAGGCCGCTACCCTGCGCGAAAGGAGGAGGCTAAAGAAAATCAACGAGGCCTTCGAGGCACTGAAGCGGCGGACTGTGGCCAACCCCAACCAGAGGCTGCCCAAGGTGGAGATTCTGCGGAGTGCCATCAGCTATATTGAGCGGCTGCAGGACCTGCTGCACAGGCTGGATCAGCAGGAGAAAATGCAGGAGCTGGGGGTGGACCCCTTCAGCTACAGACCCAAGCAAGAAAACGTAAGCCTAGATGCTGCCGGGGCAGGGAAATGCAAAGGCTAATTAAACGCCTTCCTCGGGGCCTTAACCTCCAGCTGCTTGgtcttttttcccttccccctttctcGCCCGCCCCTCCCGCTCCGTCTCTAATGAACCCCCAGTGGCCCAAGAAGACCGGGTGCTTGCAATAGGCAGGAAATGCGTACCCCGCCCGAGGAAGCAGGAAAGccgctccccccacccacccaaccCCACCCCCGGAACCGATGTTTCTTTCCTAATCTGCTGCTGCTTTGGTTTTCCCTCCAGCTTGAGGGTGCGGATTTCCTGCGCACCTGCAGCTCCCAGTGGCCAAGTGTTTCCGATCATTCCAGGGGGCTCCTGATAACTGCTAAAGAAGGTAAAGTAAAAGAAAGGGCTCTGGGCCGCACCAGAGAAAATCCGGGAGGTGGATAGGATGCTCGGGCCGAGAGGGCTCGAAGCGACAGCAGGGACGCACCCTGCGAAAAGGGCGCTCTTTGCTCACAGGGACCAGGCCTTTCTGCGCCGCCAAAGCGGCCTCGCGCGGGCGCGCGGAGCTGCTTCGTTTTCCTTCTTTGGGTgctatgtttgtgtgtgtgtgttttgcactTAGGAGGAGCAAGTATTGATTCGTCAGCCTCGAGTAGCCTTCGATGCCTTTCTTCCATCGTGGACAGTATTTCCTCGGAGGAACGCAAACTCCCCTGCGTGGAGGAGGTGGTGGAGAAGTAACTGGACCGGCGCTTGAGACCTTCTCCACGCAGCAGGAAGATCCCACCAACGCTTCCTGGCCTAATCCTTTAGACTGGGTCACATTATATTAACATTTAGGAACCTAGACCGAAAAGTTGGTGAAAGAGAAGGAGACACATTCACAAAGAAACATTGCGAAAACTGTTGTCAGGCTCAAATGAAAAAGCCTTTCGGCCttgggcttttattttattttatttttttggaaccTCGAGTGGCTTAGGTCTAGcctccttattttgtttttgtttggttgattttataatatattaacttttattaCGGTGATCCTTTTGTGCCATGTTCAAAAGAAGTTCATTCCTGTCTAAAGTGGGAACGTTGCATTTAATGTTAGGggtatttaatgtttttttgtaaatagtttagcactttcattttttatgtaaacctaaaatatattttaaatgtggaaTGATGTATATAAAATGTGCGAGGATCCTGGTATTGtaatattaaaaagaagtttCTATATGAACAAAGTTGGTCCTAGTTTGATGGAACTGGAAAAATATGTTTGGAGGCatgtatacaaaaataaagaggAGCCATATTTTAATTTAGACACCACACAAGCCCATTTATTTGGGTGTTTTCTTACAGGCCAATTGAAAGGGAGGAAATTTGGCTTTCCTTAGTCTGAATTAAACTGGATACTTTTCTATCTGTCGTAGACCTCACACTTGTCATTGGAAGTGAATAGTGcccaaaagaaaatgtcattttccttttgtcAGCATCTTTTTCCGTCTGTTTTTACACTCCTATACCTGGAGAACTGGGTGAGATTTACTTACCCAAAGTTAACAATGGAATTCTCAATCTAGGAAAATATGGTTGCAAGAAATTACCACACCAAAACTGTGCTCATTTCCCGAAAAGATCTTCAGCGGATTGACCCCCAAATTGCCGTCCCTCTTATCCTTCCCAGGTCGCTCTTGTCCTGAAGTGTGGCTCTGGAGTTCCCGGGGCTGCACTGGTCTCAGGGCCGGATCTCGGGGCCCCCTCCCCAGTTTTCTTGAACTAGATTGGTCCCTAGCAGACTGGAATATCCTCAAGGCCTCGTTTGGCTTGAGTTTGTTTTccacacacaaaagataaaagaaatgggCAATCTGTCTCTGGAGGTGGGGTGGGCTGCTTTGAAGGGAGGGCTGCTTAGAGTGAGGGAAGGTTTCAATGGTTGAGGacaaaagacaacaacaacacacaTGCAACCTCTTAGCCGGGCCAAACAGCAAAGCCCCAGAGAGGCTAGAAGCCCCAGGAGCTCCTCACCATGCGGATTTTACAACGTGTGCCAGGTTTGTTTATCCTGTAACCTTAGGAAGAAACGACCACCAAGAAACACAGTGGGAAGTgaggcagaggagaggaggaagccaTTTCTTTTGAATTGCAACTTCTCTCTTAGATTCTGTAGGTGGCACCTTCACTCCCTTCCCCTACCCCTGAACTTCTACCTTTCCTCCTCCCCCCGAACAGCTAGTCATCAGTTAGCAGATGTGAAAATCAAATCGGATTCAGTATTTCCCAGCCCACCGTTTCCTTCCTAACCCTCCAGAGGCTGGACCTTCTTGTTGCGCAGATAGCACCACAGACAGCGCCCCCTGCAGGTACAGAGCTGTATCTTGCCCCTTTTTCCTCTCAGAAAGGAAGGCCTCTTCCTGGGGATAATAATAGTCACTGTGTTTTCTGAGTATATGGGAAATTCAGATTTCTTCTAATATACATTTGAAATGCAGAAAGGTTCATAGTGGAAGCTGACATTGACATACAATCTCTTTCAAAGTTTTGGGAGAGGCAGGTGGGAGATTTAGCAGATGCAAACTGCTGAGCCTGTGTGGGGTTGACTACCTAGATGGAATCCAGGCTGCCACTGTCTAGGCCTAGTCGCTGCTCATTCTTAGTCCCGTTTCCTCCTGAGGTTGTGAAGATTCACTGAGATAACACATGTGAAGTGCTTAGCCAAAATGGCACAAAATAAACGCTAGATGCCAGCTCTCTTCTTCATTAGTCAATTCAAAGACCCTTTTCTTCCACCAAAAGCCATAGTTTCTTCAGCCTTTCTTTGCTCTGACTGGGGAAAGTATTTACAACAATGAGAACAAAAGCAACATAAATGAGccattcttattatttaaatattaactcatAATCCTACAACAGATGAGAGAGGTACTGCTATTACTTTTACTTTAAGGAACATCCATGGAACAGAGTTTCCTGCGCTTGGTTAAGTACTGCATAGAGCCAGGATTCAGAGCCAGTCAATTATCAATGGATTCAAGCCTGTGTTCTTAACCATCATGTTCTGTGAAAGAGATGCTTTGGCACATTGGcaatttctttcctccttttttttttttttctgtttaagggGTGATGTgtcccctgttgcccaggcttgaacgcctgggttcaagtgatcctccagcctcagcctttcaggtagctgggactacaggcccattcCACTGGGCCCAGCTTGCCTTGGAAAATTAATAAGCAACATCTTACGGTCTGGGGAAAAATATGGCTCTCCTTGACATTTGTTTTCCAAAAGCTCTTTCTCAAGAGTGGCTAGCTGGTGAACTCCAAATTAGAGCAGTAATTTAAAAAGTACGTGGTAAAGCATTTCAAATTATCCAACCAAAACATGTGTGAATATGTCTGGGTAGTGTCTATGCCCATTAATTATGCTTATTATATACCCATCATTTTCTCCCTGAGAATCAATAGGGTTTTTCCCTAAATTGTATATATGTgcacttcagtttttaaaattcaaatttattatgcaacacaaataaaataatgtaactgATTAAGTGAactcatttaatttataatttagcaTATACTTATAGTAAGATCTGTGTTATAAATGGCTCTACAGCAGAATGCTTTTATTAATTCATGGACTTTACTTGTTGATGGATTTTATTCAGTCTTTGCAAGCCAAATCCTTTCTATCTCTCTTAGCTGGGTAACTTGAGAAATTGTTTGGAATAAGTTTGCCTATAGAAGTCTCTTCATTAAATAGAGCAAATATTTCC
This sequence is a window from Theropithecus gelada isolate Dixy chromosome 11, Tgel_1.0, whole genome shotgun sequence. Protein-coding genes within it:
- the MYF6 gene encoding myogenic factor 6, whose protein sequence is MMMDLFETGSYFFYLDGENVTLQPLEVAEGSPLYPGSDGTLSPCQDQMPPEAGSDSSGEEHVLAPPGLQPPHCPGQCLIWACKTCKRKSAPTDRRKAATLRERRRLKKINEAFEALKRRTVANPNQRLPKVEILRSAISYIERLQDLLHRLDQQEKMQELGVDPFSYRPKQENLEGADFLRTCSSQWPSVSDHSRGLLITAKEGGASIDSSASSSLRCLSSIVDSISSEERKLPCVEEVVEK